A stretch of Dysidea avara chromosome 5, odDysAvar1.4, whole genome shotgun sequence DNA encodes these proteins:
- the LOC136256104 gene encoding uncharacterized protein — translation MDNSSSATLFVAYNKCATQQEFSDYLAKNLPESKREFTVTRVSKHSKESSKFEVEFKSNEEARAVLPLIADFKEVTSFLSDSSFQSEINYFKLDVQNSHDLLLAKNEGNRSLLKEQLSHTTMPQHCSLEQHKQIVLQQKMLNQQIEECLMQQKEFTDYCIDLLLTLDSIATSDQVDSKMLEERFDKVKTKFGTECRRFSKPLPLYARRQQILTTITNHQVTILIGETGSGKSTQLVQYLHDAEILSDGIIVCTQPRKVAAVALANFVSREMCVRVGEELGYKVGMSGKCSENTKVLYMTDHALLNECIKDQTFSKYSCVVIDEAHERSLHTDLLLSFVKNCVPHRKDLRVVITSATIDPVVFLKYFGNCPVIRVPGRAYPVETVWRPVPTIGDLPTSDEMISAAIEMVETIHSTEEPGDVLVFLTSPHEVELACQLMNDMVDNESAIVLPLHGKLQTQDQQKVFHHYEGKRKVVFSTNVAETSVTIDGVKFVVDTGMAKELHFDPKRNMNTLEVCWISKTSAEQRKGRAGRTCPGKCFRLYSIELYAAMRDRMLPELLRVQLSHVVLKIYEFGLKEVLEFDFVEQPDPSTLKKAVEMLKFVEAIDDRGLTARGKTLATLPIDPQFGKVLLDGCEAGIGLEAVVIVAMSTTGGIFFRAGTDAEKDACDKKRLQFCHEDGDQLTNLCVYWKWSSQSNAKRNKWCYENCINAKSIRRVEEMVKELQCVLLTHGIELATSLKDLKDAELYFPKVFFNAFIPNLAVFIGHERAGYMLTETQIGSFFMFPGSVLISQNLCPQVLIYEKILKTSRQFLLQLMPVKKEWIEEAVSSDKLPLHPMERFKDYLLSTVSLSHIGWQVFKVAGITDYELKCQLMEICQGTPHSVDCSKTKVWGKVEVYSQSRYHTQATALFEQKFNVVRNEFLKEQLELGIAADTDDVRLVLGSGGLIQHVLMPGECRTIVIKGPLHLEWTCELMEQAICLGEVSAVSLKSFTNFQLLIVTYCDPKIAASALTSLGGQDDIMVEPSKRHMGGQSTTTLKVEWCRRKRRNFVFIIFESPLHATRLMLHDHPLYRFNHDLDACPSDPSCSVFAGNVSTSDTVEDIEHAVTTLLADDSVSAGAPFTIRLGYEKSFITSAEKLFQLRYKLRKIVEQFVKPNQYRLDMPIPDNHHREYRAYVELYNVADCQKVTNGLKEEKIDSNSLTVKPQFYSTVVLSPKICKVIQSGIESVLTTLEQRYGSALTIRQSKYQSGKVVFQLKSEDTQAYINAKQMLNNLTLPAVKNCYSEVILREFVLHGGCKEIISDIGSQTSTFISINKWSATLNVYGTSEGKDEAIKLIEEHFKTLLHGNIQSFDIPLKQPGRYPGLMKQVVAKYGLDLEQLTKRDGVNGASLNVHKHILSVNATPEAYQCLQEEINSIQSADVGSAQCKQQFPDCCVCYTEVDCEHNLFRLECCGHVYCVECIQIQVTSPTATFPLLCAAEQCSQPFVIQDFTALCRRVNYSMQQLAEASLKNFVYANPDKIKNCLTPDCKMVYMISEEGTKFLCSLCGVTICTKCHVQYHDDLTCVMYQSVTRQGDDVTPWMVKDPERRKRCPKCNVPVEKKDGCNHIRCICGVHVCWVCLDYFHISSSCYDHLVQTHGTHE, via the coding sequence ATGGACAATTCCTCATCAGCAACACTGTTTGTTGCGTACAACAAATGTGCCACTCAGCAAGAGTTTTCTGATTATTTAGCCAAGAATCTTCCTGAGAGCAAAAGAGAATTCACAGTTACCCGTGTTAGCAAACATTCCAAGGAAagttccaaatttgaagtagaATTTAAAAGTAATGAAGAAGCCAGAGCAGTGCTCCCGTTGATTGCAGATTTTAAAGAGGTGACATCGTTTTTGTCTGATTCATCATTTCAATCAGAAATTAATTATTTCAAGCTTGATGTTCAAAACAGTCATGATTTGTTGTTAGCTAAAAATGAAGGTAATAGGTCATTGCTTAAGGAACAACTAAGCCACACAACCATGCCGCAACATTGCTCACTTGAACAACACAAACAGATTGTGCTACAGCAAAAAATGCTTAACCAGCAAATAGAGGAGTGTTTGATGCAGCAGAAAGAATTTACAGACTATTGCATCGATTTGTTGTTAACTCTTGACAGCATCGCCACATCAGATCAGGTAGACAGCAAGATGTTGGAGGAGAGGTTTGACAAAGTGAAAACAAAATTTGGAACAGAATGCCGCAGATTTAGTAAGCCACTTCCCTTGTATGCCAGAAGACAACAAATCCTCACTACCATAACAAACCACCAGGTCACCATCCTCATCGGGGAAACAGGGTCTGGTAAGAGTACCCAGTTGGTACAATATTTACATGATGCGGAGATTTTAAGTGATGGTATTATTGTGTGTACTCAGCCGAGAAAAGTAGCGGCTGTTGCATTAGCTAATTTTGTCAGCAGAGAGATGTGTGTAAGGGTGGGTGAAGAGCTTGGCTATAAGGTAGGGATGTCAGGGAAGTGTAGTGAGAATACTAAAGTGTTGTACATGACTGATCATGCACTGCTCAATGAATGTATTAAAGATCAAACATTTTCCAAGTATTCTTGTGTGGTCATTGATGAGGCACATGAGCGCAGTCTCCACACTGACCTTCTCCTCAGCTTTGTTAAGAATTGTGTACCTCACAGGAAAGACTTGCGTGTTGTCATCACATCAGCCACAATTGATCCAGTTGTATTTCTGAAATATTTTGGTAATTGTCCAGTAATACGTGTACCAGGCAGAGCTTATCCAGTAGAGACAGTATGGAGACCTGTTCCAACTATAGGGGATTTACCCACCTCAGATGAGATGATATCTGCTGCAATAGAGATGGTAGAAACTATCCACTCCACTGAGGAACCTGGTGATGTTCTAGTGTTCCTCACGTCACCTCATGAAGTTGAGCTTGCCTGTCAACTGATGAATGACATGGTGGACAATGAGTCAGCCATTGTGTTACCCTTACATGGTAAACTACAAACACAGGATCAGCAGAAAGTGTTTCACCATTATGAGGGTAAGCGGAAAGTTGTTTTTTCGACTAATGTAGCTGAGACCTCAGTGACCATTGATGGAGTGAAGTTTGTAGTTGATACTGGCATGGCCAAAGAACTTCACTTTGATCCGAAGAGAAATATGAACACTCTGGAGGTGTGTTGGATCAGCAAGACTTCTGCTGAGCAACGTAAGGGAAGAGCTGGTAGGACTTGTCCTGGGAAATGTTTCCGCCTGTACAGCATAGAGCTATATGCAGCAATGAGAGATAGAATGTTGCCAGAGTTATTAAGGGTTCAGTTATCTCATGTAGTCCTTAAAATTTATGAGTTTGGTCTAAAGGAGGTGCTGGAATTTGATTTTGTTGAGCAGCCTGATCCATCAACCCTCAAGAAAGCTGTGGAGATGTTGAAGTTTGTTGAAGCAATTGATGACAGAGGGTTAACAGCCAGAGGTAAAACACTAGCTACGCTACCTATTGATCCACAGTTTGGTAAAGTGTTGTTGGATGGCTGTGAGGCTGGCATTGGTCTTGAAGCTGTGGTTATAGTTGCAATGTCTACCACAGGTGGCATTTTCTTTAGAGCAGGTACGGACGCCGAGAAAGACGCCTGTGATAAAAAAAGGTTGCAGTTTTGTCATGAGGATGGCGACCAGTTAACTAACTTATGTGTCTACTGGAAATGGTCATCTCAGAGTAACGCTAAGCGTAACAAGTGGTGCTACGAGAACTGTATAAATGCAAAGAGTATACGACGTGTGGAAGAGATGGTGAAAGAGCTGCAATGTGTTCTACTGACACATGGTATTGAGTTAGCAACATCTTTGAAAGACTTGAAGGATGCTGAACTGTATTTTCCAAAAGTATTTTTCAATGCTTTTATCCCCAATCTTGCTGTGTTTATTGGTCATGAGAGAGCTGGTTACATGCTCACTGAGACCCAGATTGGTTCCTTTTTTATGTTCCCAGGATCAGTTTTAATTTCACAGAACCTTTGTCCTCAAGTTCTTATATACGAGAAGATCCTAAAAACATCACGCCAATTTTTGCTTCAACTTATGCCAGTGAAGAAGGAATGGATAGAAGAAGCAGTTTCTAGTGATAAACTGCCACTGCATCCAATGGAGAGATTTAAAGACTACTTATTGTCTACAGTTTCACTGTCACATATTGGCTGGCAAGTGTTCAAAGTAGCTGGCATTACAGATTATGAACTTAAGTGCCAACTGATGGAGATATGCCAAGGTACACCTCACAGCGTTGACTGTTCAAAAACAAAAGTTTGGGGTAAGGTTGAAGTATATTCACAAAGCCGATATCACACCCAAGCAACAGCATTGTTTGAGCAAAAGTTTAATGTAGTACGGAATGAGTTCTTGAAAGAGCAGCTTGAGCTTGGAATTGCTGCAGACACAGACGATGTGCGCCTTGTCCTGGGGAGTGGTGGCCTGATTCAACATGTGTTAATGCCAGGAGAATGCAGAACTATTGTCATTAAAGGACCCTTGCACTTAGAATGGACATGTGAGCTGATGGAACAAGCTATATGTTTGGGAGAGGTCAGTGCTGTAAGCTTGAAGTCTTTTACAAACTTTCAACTACTCATTGTCACCTATTGTGATCCTAAGATTGCTGCTTCTGCACTGACCTCTCTAGGTGGACAAGATGATATAATGGTGGAGCCTAGTAAGAGACACATGGGTGGCCAGTCTACTACTACACTAAAGGTCGAATGGTGTCGCAGAAAAAGAAGGAATTTTGTGTTCATCATATTTGAATCTCCATTACATGCCACTCGCTTAATGTTGCATGATCATCCGCTGTATAGGTTCAATCACGATCTAGACGCTTGTCCATCTGACCCATCATGTAGTGTTTTTGCAGGCAATGTATCCACTAGTGACACAGTGGAAGATATTGAACATGCTGTGACAACGTTACTAGCTGACGACTCTGTCTCTGCAGGAGCACCATTTACAATTCGGCTTGGATATGAGAAGAGCTTCATCACAAGTGCTGAAAAGTTGTTTCAGCTGAGGTATAAGCTGAGAAAGATTGTGGAACAATTTGTTAAACCGAACCAGTACAGATTGGATATGCCTATTCCAGACAATCATCACAGAGAGTATAGAGCTTATGTTGAATTGTACAATGTGGCTGACTGCCAAAAGGTAACAAatggtttaaaggaagaaaagaTCGACAGTAATTCACTAACTGTTAAACCACAGTTTTATTCAACCGTAGTGTTGTCACCAAAGATATGTAAAGTCATCCAAAGTGGCATAGAGTCAGTTTTAACAACGTTAGAGCAGCGCTACGGCAGTGCACTTACAATAAGACAAAGTAAATACCAGTCTGGCAAAGTAGTTTTCCAGTTGAAATCCGAAGACACTCAAGCCTACATCAATGCAAAGCAAATGCTGAACAACTTGACATTACCTGCAGTAAAGAATTGCTATTCTGAGGTTATCCTACGTGAGTTTGTTCTGCATGGCGGTTGTAAGGAAATAATATCAGACATTGGATCACAAACCTCAACTTTCATATCCATCAACAAGTGGTCTGCGACTCTTAATGTGTATGGCACAAGTGAGGGCAAGGATGAAGCCATTAAACTCATTGAAGAACACTTTAAGACATTGCTGCATGGTAATATCCAGAGCTTTGATATTCCACTGAAACAGCCTGGTAGGTATCCAGGATTAATGAAGCAAGTTGTTGCCAAGTATGGATTAGACCTGGAACAGCTGACAAAAAGAGATGGAGTAAATGGAGCATCTTTAAATGTCCATAAGCACATTCTATCAGTGAATGCTACTCCCGAAGCTTACCAATGCCTACAAGAAGAAATTAATTCCATTCAATCAGCTGATGTTGGCTCTGCTCAATGTAAACAACAGTTCCCAGATTGTTGTGTTTGCTACACTGAAGTTGATTGTGAGCATAACTTGTTCAGGCTTGAATGTTGTGGCCATGTTTACTGTGTTGAATGTATTCAGATACAAGTCACTTCTCCTACAGCCACTTTTCCTTTATTATGTGCAGCTGAACAGTGTTCCCAGCCATTTGTGATACAAGACTTCACTGCCTTGTGTAGGAGAGTCAACTATTCTATGCAGCAGCTAGCTGAAGCTTCCTTGAAGAATTTTGTCTATGCTAATCCTGATAAGATCAAAAACTGTCTTACACCAGATTGTAAGATGGTTTACATGATATCTGAAGAAGGCACCAAGTTTCTCTGCAGTTTGTGTGGTGTCACCATCTGCACTAAGTGTCATGTGCAGTATCATGATGACCTGACTTGTGTGATGTACCAGTCTGTGACAAGACAAGGTGATGATGTAACACCATGGATGGTAAAGGATCCTGAGAGGCGTAAGCGTTGTCCGAAGTGTAATGTTCCTGTGGAGAAGAAAGATGGATGTAATCACATCAGATGTATCTGTGGTGTCCATGTGTGTTGGGTTTGCTTGGATTACTTTCATATATCATCTAGTTGCTATGACCACTTAGTGCAAACCCATGGAACACATGAGTGA
- the LOC136256222 gene encoding uncharacterized protein: MEDSSTTKLIVTYDGCATQQGFSEYLTEKLPRSMREFTVTIFGQPSTECTEFEVEFKSKNRARQAHSRIKKIDGLKSSFTNASIQSEIDDFKLSLQRKHGLLLVNNEDNVFLLEEKLCHLEILPKHCSLEQHEQIVQERRMISQQKEEYLLQKKEFTDYCTELLAKLESITTSSQVDTKLLEEQFDKIKAKFGMECHRFSKPLPMYARRQEILSTVTNDQVTILIGETGSGKSTQLVQYLHDAEILSDGIIVCTQPRKVAAVSLANHVSREMCVRVGEELGYKVGMSGKCSENTKVLYMTDHALLNECIEDQTFSKYSCVVIDEAHERSLHTDLLLSFVKSCLPHRKDLRVVITSATIDPVVFLKYFGNCPVIRVPGRAYPVETIWKPVPTVGELPTSDEMISVAIEMVETIQSTEEPGDVLVFLTSPAEVELACQLMSDMVDNESAIVLPLHGKLQPQDQQKVFHHYEGKRKVVFSTNVAETSVTIDGVKFVVDTGVAKELHFDPKRSMNTLEACWISKTSAEQRKGRAGRTCPGKCFRLYSAETHTAMRDRMLPELLRVQLSHAVLKLYEFGIKDVLQFDFVEQPNTLTLREAVEMLKFVEAIDDRGLTAKGKTLATLPIYPQLGKVLLDGCDAGIGLEAAVAVAMSTAGGIFFRVGTDAEKEASDKKKLQFCHEGGDQLTNLCVYWKWSSQSKDTRNKWCYENSINAKSMRRVEETVKELQKILLTHNIRIATYFKDCKNAELFFPKLFFYAFLPNLAVFIGHDRAGYIVTETQIGSFFMFPGSVLVSQNLCPTVLVYEKTLKTSRQFLLQLMPVKQKWIEEAVSTGKLLLHPVERFKDYMVSAVSLPLVGWQVFKKGYIDDDLVKCQLKKTCQDTPHSVDSSRAKVCGKIEIYSQCKYHNQVKTLLEQKFNVIRNEFMKEQHELGITADIDDVRLVLGNGGLIQHVLMPGECRTIVIKGPLNSEWTSNVMKQAKISGEIITTSSKAFKKEHRLYVTFSNPMNAATALIALAEQNEKLSVEPSKKYTCSQSATTLKVEWCRRQRKNFAFINFDHPLDAIRLLVFGHRTYRFKHDKDSLPSRPSGKIFATNIPTNHTVEDIEQAVKFVQMNDSTSPGEPFKVQLGYEKSFNTSHEKLCQLKHQLKALIEKFIGQKYCKVEMPSPKSHFYTYRAYIEVKDISDSDKLINGLREEMIDFHSLTVKPLLYSKVVILPKIYEAVKSEIKSVVATLQKVYGNDVSIEETKDHGKVVYQLKSEDTQAYITAKRILNNLTLPLVKDCRSDSLLRQFIMTSGCQQVMTSIESQTSTIISINKWSATVNVYGSNECKAEAIDLIEHHFETLLHGNIQSFDVLLKQPGRPPGLMKKVVAKFGLDLEQLTQRDGISGASLNVHKHILSVSATPEAYKCLQEEINAIHLAAGGSCVKSEVQFPDCCACYTEVDCEQNLFRLEFCGHVYCVECIKIQVTSPTATFPLVCAAEQCSQPFVVQDLTALCRRVNYSMQQLAEASLKNFVYANPDKIKNCLTPDCKMVYMISDEGTKFLCSLCGVTICTKCHVQYHDNLTCAMYQSAKSGDRDVLPWLRKDPQSRKCCPKCAVPIEKIGGCRHVACRCGAHICWVCLEHFGSSQSCYGHLTSSHGSFA, translated from the coding sequence ATGGAAGACTCCTCTACCACAAAACTGATTGTAACTTACGATGGATGTGCCACTCAGCAAGGCTTCTCAGAGTATTTGACAGAGAAACTTCCTCGGAGCATGAGAGAATTTACAGTTACAATTTTTGGACAGCCATCAACAGAATGCACTGAATTTGAGGTTGAGTTTAAGAGTAAAAACAGAGCTAGACAAGCACATTCCAGGATTAAAAAGATTGATGGATTGAAATCTTCATTTACTAATGCATCGATTCAATCAGAAATTGATGATTTTAAACTGAGTCTTCAAAGAAAGCATGGTTTGCTGCTAGTAAATAATGAAGATAATGTGTTTTTGCTTGAGGAAAAGTTATGCCATCTAGAGATCTTACCAAAACATTGCTCACTTGAACAGCACGAACAAATTGTGCAAGAACGGAGAATGATCAGCCAACAAAAAGAGGAATATTTACTGCAGAAGAAAGAGTTTACTGATTATTGCACAGAGTTGTTAGCAAAGCTTGAGAGTATTACCACATCAAGTCAGGTAGATACCAAATTGCTGGAGGAACAATTTGACAAGATAAAAGCAAAGTTTGGAATGGAGTGTCACAGATTTAGCAAGCCACTTCCCATGTATGCTAGAAGACAAGAAATCCTTTCTACCGTAACAAACGACCAGGTCACCATCCTCATCGGGGAAACAGGGTCTGGTAAGAGTACCCAGTTGGTACAATATTTACATGATGCTGAGATTTTAAGTGATGGTATTATTGTGTGCACTCAGCCGAGAAAAGTTGCTGCTGTCTCATTAGCTAACCATGTCAGCAGAGAGATGTGCGTAAGGGTGGGTGAAGAGCTTGGCTATAAGGTAGGGATGTCAGGGAAGTGTAGTGAGAATACTAAGGTATTGTACATGACTGATCATGCACTACTCAATGAATGTATTGAAGATCAAACGTTTTCCAAGTATTCTTGTGTGGTCATTGATGAGGCACATGAGCGCAGCCTCCACACTGACCTCCTCCTCAGCTTTGTGAAGAGTTGTTTACCTCACAGGAAAGACTTACGTGTTGTCATCACATCGGCCACAATTGATCCAGTTGTATTTCTGAAATATTTTGGTAATTGTCCAGTAATACGTGTACCAGGCAGAGCTTATCCAGTGGAGACAATATGGAAACCTGTTCCAACTGTGGGGGAATTACCCACATCAGACGAGATGATATCTGTTGCAATAGAGATGGTAGAAACTATTCAATCCACTGAGGAACCTGGTGATGTTCTAGTGTTCCTGACATCGCCTGCTGAAGTTGAGCTTGCCTGTCAACTGATGAGTGACATGGTGGACAATGAGTCAGCCATTGTGTTACCCTTACATGGTAAACTACAACCACAAGACCAGCAGAAAGTGTTTCACCATTATGAGGGTAAACGGAAAGTCGTTTTTTCGACTAATGTAGCTGAGACCTCAGTGACCATTGATGGTGTCAAGTTTGTAGTTGATACTGGCGTGGCCAAAGAACTTCACTTTGATCCAAAAAGAAGTATGAATACTTTGGAGGCATGCTGGATCAGCAAGACTTCTGCTGAGCAACGTAAGGGAAGAGCTGGTAGGACTTGTCCTGGGAAATGTTTCCGTCTGTACAGTGCAGAGACACACACCGCAATGAGAGATAGAATGTTACCAGAATTGTTAAGGGTTCAATTATCCCATGCAGTATTGAAACTGTATGAGTTTGGCATAAAAGATGTACTTCAGTTTGATTTTGTTGAGCAGCCCAATACATTAACGCTTAGAGAAGCTGTGGAGATGTTGAAGTTTGTTGAAGCAATTGATGACAGAGGCTTAACAGCTAAAGGTAAAACACTAGCTACACTACCTATTTACCCACAACTTGGTAAAGTGTTGTTAGATGGTTGTGATGCTGGCATTGGTCTTGAAGCTGCAGTCGCAGTTGCAATGTCTACCGCTGGTGGCATTTTCTTTAGAGTAGGTACAGATGCTGAGAAGGAAGCCAGTGACAAAAAGAAGTTGCAGTTTTGTCATGAGGGTGGAGATCAGTTAACCAACTTATGTGTCTACTGGAAATGGTCATCACAGAGTAAAGATACACGCAACAAATGGTGCTATGAGAACAGTATAAATGCTAAGAGTATGCGACGTGTTGAAGAGACAGTGAAAGAATTGCAAAAAATTCTTCTAACTCATAATATCAGGATTGCAACATACTTTAAGGACTGCAAGAATGCTGAGCTATTTTTTCCAAAATTATTCTTTTATGCTTTTCTCCCCAATCTTGCTGTGTTCATAGGACATGATCGAGCTGGTTACATCGTGACTGAGACCCAGATTGGTTCCTTCTTCATGTTCCCTGGATCAGTTTTGGTTTCACAGAACCTTTGCCCTACAGTTCTTGTGTATGAAAAGACCTTGAAAACATCACGTCAGTTTTTACTTCAGCTCATGCCAGTGAAGCAGAAATGGATAGAAGAAGCAGTTTCTACtggcaagttacttttacatCCAGTGGAGAGATTCAAAGATTACATGGTGTCTGCTGTGTCACTACCACTAGTTGGCTGGCAAGTGTTTAAGAAAGGTTACATTGATGATGATCTAGTTAAGTGTCAGTTGAAGAAAACTTGTCAAGATACACCTCACAGTGTTGATTCATCAAGGGCAAAGGTTTGTGGTAAGATTGAGATATACTCGCAATGCAAATATCACAACCAGGTAAAAACATTGCTTGAGCAGAAATTTAATGTAATCCGAAATGAATTCATGAAAGAGCAGCACGAGCTTGGGATTACTGCAGACATAGATGATGTACGTCTTGTCTTAGGAAATGGTGGCTTGATTCAACATGTGCTGATGCCAGGAGAATGTAGAACTATAGTCATAAAAGGTCCCTTGAACTCAGAATGGACTAGCAATGTGATGAAACAAGCAAAGATTTCGGGAGAGATTATCACTACAAGTTCTAAGGCATTTAAGAAAGAACACCGTCTCTATGTAACCTTTAGTAACCCAATGAATGCTGCTACAGCATTAATTGCACTTGCCGAACAAAATGAGAAATTATCCGTGGAGCCTAGTAAGAAATACACGTGTAGTCAGTCTGCTACTACGCTAAAGGTTGAGTGGTGTCGAAGACAAAGAAAGAATTTTGCATTTATCAATTTTGATCACCCTCTAGATGCCATCCGCTTATTGGTATTTGGACATCGAACATATCGTTTTAAACATGATAAAGACAGCTTACCATCCAGACCATcaggtaaaatatttgcaactAACATACCCACCAATCATACAGTGGAGGATATCGAACAAGCTGTTAAATTTGTACAAATGAATGATTCGACTTCTCCAGGTGAACCATTTAAAGTTCAGCTTGGTTATGAGAAGAGCTTCAATACTAGCCATGAAAAGTTGTGTCAGCTAAAGCATCAGCTGAAGGCACTAATTGAAAAGTTTATAGGACAGAAGTATTGCAAAGTGGAAATGCCTTCTCCAAAAAGTCACTTTTATACATACAGGGCATACATTGAGGTCAAAGATATATCTGACAGTGATAAGCTGATTAATGGCTTACGTGAAGAAATGATTGATTTCCATTCACTAACTGTGAAGCCACTATTGTATTCCAAGGTAGTAATTTTGCCCAAGATATATGAAGCTGTCAAAAGTGAAATAAAATCAGTTGTAGCTACTTTACAAAAGGTTTATGGAAATGATGTTTCTATTGAGGAAACCAAAGATCATGGGAAAGTTGTTTATCAGTTGAAATCTGAAGACACTCAGGCTTACATTACTGCTAAGCGAATACTCAATAATCTGACATTACCTTTGGTCAAAGATTGTCGCTCTGACTCCCTCCTACGCCAGTTTATAATGACTAGTGGTTGTCAACAAGTCATGACAAGCATTGAATCACAAACCTCCACTATCATATCCATCAACAAGTGGTCTGCAACTGTTAATGTGTATGGGAGCAATGAGTGTAAAGCTGAGGCAATTGATCTCATTGAACATCACTTTGAGACATTGCTGCATGGTAATATCCAAAGCTTTGATGTTCTGTTAAAACAGCCTGGTAGACCTCCAGGATTAATGAAGAAAGTTGTTGCCAAGTTTGGATTAGACCTGGAACAGCTGACACAAAGAGATGGAATAAGTGGAGCATCTTTGAATGTCCATAAGCACATTCTATCAGTGAGTGCTACCCCTGAAGCTTACAAGTGTCTACAAGAAGAGATCAATGCCATTCATTTGGCCGCTGGTGGTAGttgtgtgaaaagtgaagtacaaTTCCCTGATTGTTGTGCCTGTTACACTGAAGTTGATTGTGAACAAAATTTATTCAGGCTTGAGTTTTGTGGTCATGTTTACTGTGTTGAATGTATTAAAATACAAGTCACTTCTCCTACAGCCACTTTTCCTTTAGTATGTGCAGCTGAACAGTGTTCCCAGCCATTTGTAGTACAAGACTTAACTGCCTTGTGTAGGAGAGTCAACTATTCTATGCAGCAGCTAGCTGAAGCTTCCTTGAAGAATTTTGTCTATGCTAATCCTGATAAGATCAAAAACTGTCTGACACCAGATTGTAAGATGGTTTACATGATATCTGATGAAGGCACCAAGTTTCTCTGCAGTTTGTGTGGTGTCACCATCTGCACTAAGTGTCATGTCCAGTATCATGATAACCTCACTTGTGCAATGTACCAGTCTGCAAAATCAGGTGATCGTGATGTGCTACCATGGCTGAGGAAAGATCCTCAGAGTCGAAAATGTTGTCCAAAGTGTGCTGTTCCAATAGAGAAGATAGGAGGTTGCCGCCATGTCGCTTGTAGATGTGGTGCCCACATTTGCTGGGTCTGCCTTGAACATTTTGGATCATCACAAAGTTGTTATGGCCATTTGACTAGCTCACATGGATCATTTGCATGA